In Alnus glutinosa chromosome 7, dhAlnGlut1.1, whole genome shotgun sequence, the sequence tggactcacctcctcctccaaatcctcCCGAGATAGTGTGGATGATAGGGAGATTGCCTAGCTGCGCCACTCGAGCTCTGCTcctacttctctcccttctttcgtcCCTCCGAGGTTGAGGTGCTGGCTcttggcttcttcctcttctttcttcttgtctcggttgataattTCTCCTTTCATTCCGATCTTCCTCCCTCCTTGGCCGCGGATATTGGTCTCGCTCTtgatgattcctctcattgacgAGAAATCGAACTAGTTTCCCATTCTcgatgaatttctcgatcaattGCCTCAAtgatacacactgctcggtcaggtgACCATATGAATCGTGGAAGGCACAGTATTTGTGAGCCAAGCGCGGGGGTGGATCTCCTAGAATGGGTCTAggtctctggtaattcggatcttttttGAGCTCCATAAGCACCTCGGTGAAAGAGGCATTTAAtggtgtccacttgtaatctccaaAATTCTTCCTCGCCTTCTTGTATTCTCCGGGACCGGCGTCCTGTATGGGCTcaagattcttctttttcttaggcttctcggtggaAGGCTGTTGTTGCTACTGGGAATTATCgagaagggctcggagcgtttcttcctgattaatgtacctgtccatctttacCATAAAGGTATGAAGATCTTTTGGTGGTTTCAACGCTAAGTCCGCCATCAGAGGTTTGTCTTTCTTCAACCCTTGGAAAATTGCACCATAAATGAAATCATCTGGTGCACTTTCTGTCTCTAGCTTTTCCTAGTTGAATCTCCATAGATAGTCTTTTAAAGACTTGTTTGGCCCATGCCGTACAGAGAGTAGgtaccctcggggttttcttctgGCTCTTCCGGAcacgaactgggccaggaatttccttcTAAGGGCATCGAAACAATCAATCGACCTCGGGGGAAGATTcttgagccagtctcgggcctttcctgacaaggtgagatgaaaagctcggcatgccacagcatctggtgtcttgtgcagggaTACATGAGATCGGAAATTGTCCAAATGCTCCACCGGATCTTCACTGCTTGAAAAAACAGggatgtcaggtaccttgaacCTTCTGGGTAaatcgaagttggatacttcttcggtgaatattgACTCCTTGTGCTGAAAGAGGTTGTCAACGAGAGACTCCTTCCCGTCATGTTTCTGATCAATAGTTTTCGACAGTGCGTCATATTTTGCGCCCAGgtcctggaccatcttctgcagcCTCCTTTTGGATTCTGTTGGTGGAACCGGATTAATGGGCTCTCCATGGTCCTCGTTCCGCGGCCCGGCTctctctcctgacccttcggGGTTTCCATCAGGATTTGTCCCTTCAACTGCATCGTGATTGAATGGCAGCGGAGTCTAAGCAGCTAGGAGCAAagcattctgagccagcaaatcctccacattcttctgtgcTTGTGCCAACTGTTGACTTAGTTGGGTTTTTCTGGCCTTTAGTTcagcagattctgcttctccacgaacATCATCTCGATTGGTAGGTCGTACCTATTCTTGGTTTTCGTTTTGAACCGGGTTGGAACGTCTCGTAGTCACCATcacggatttgtttttcgtaagaacaacttatcattcccacagacggcgccaaactgttggtacagtttccggtatggtgacgtgttgcctaGTGATTCGCTGCTGGGTTCTGATCTACAACCTTAATCctgcaaaagaacaaacaactcgtcaggggtgccgactacgcccactccaatgcctaagtcagttcaaatcaattttttgaagaatgttttttaatctcaagagctcagagaattcGTGTTTTCATACCTGGTACgacggtcttatttataggccgaaCTTGCGGTCTTACCAGAATTcttgacgcctagttggattaggagtttgagtcctagcttggttgaactttaaccttatcttcagggaattcgaatgaaATTGCAGAGTCCAAAGTTGATTGCGTTCgtacctctttaatcttaattctgtgtcaataactaccttatctcattaattatggaattgagacttatccctgatcttctgggatactATCCTTAcgcattctaagacaactgcggcatacttcagccaacctccgaggtgataatatccgagatgtattcgctccgacttggagatctcggaatattgccgcaccataacagggttgtggaagGTCCGAGATGTTGTTACACCGAGACGTTTATTACTCCGAGGTGTTGTCACACCGGCTTGATATCACCCCGAGGCGCCATTATACCGGCTTGATATTACCCCGAGGCATTGTcactccgaggcacaaatatccgagatatgttcgctccgatcaaactaggagatctcgggatatttcataCCGTCATCAGGTTTGATAAGACCGAGATGtcattatacctagacgatcttcctTTGTTGGGTCGTAACGaatgtccgagacataactccgaaaTGTTTCAGAATCCACGTGTCTTTgaggttaattttatccccaacataGTCGATCACAACAATCAGGAACGCGATAAACACTTAAAATACGGTTTATATCAGAATCTAGCACTTCTACAGTGCTTAGATCTCGAAAAAAAAGTCGACTGGAATGCGGACATCTTTCCCCACCAATCTTCGGAAAAAGATAAGATCGAAAAAGAATTTCATAAGATGGACTAAAAACAAAACCAGGAGGATGAGGAGAATTCATCCTTTGAAAGCACCAAAATCTGAATCTCTGGAAGAATCAAGAAACTGAAGAAAGGAGAATAGAAATTAGTAAAACTCAGGGCTTTTAGGTTTTTTTCCAAATCCCGACCCGCACCGCACATTGTGGGTTGCCTGAAAAAAAAGGGATACGCATATTATTGCGCGGTTTTGGTGTTATTGCGGGTTGGGTTGGGTTGTAGATGCGGTTCTGGGAATGTTCTGCACACTCCTAATAAATAATATGTAATTTAAGAGATGTGATTGAGCAAATCTTGCATTTTGGCCAATCTCGAGCTCGAGTGAGTAGTCGGGCTCGCCTcaatcaaattatttaaattgttattctctttattttagcataaaaatgaaaataaaacaacaaaaaataaattgattttgagtgaagattagagagagagattcacggTGAAGGATtagtaactgttggggataaaattaacctcAAAGATACGTGGATTCtgaaacatctcggagttacgTCTCGGTCTTATCAAACCTAATGACGGTATGAAATATActgagatctcctagtctgatcggagcgaacatatctcggatatttgtgccttGGAGTGATAATGCCTCGGGGTAATATCAAGCCGGTATAATGGCGCCTCGGGGTGATATCAAGCCGGTGTGACAACACCTCGGAGTAATAAACGTCTCGATGTAACAACATCTCGGACcttccacaaccctgttatggtgcggcaatattccgagatctccaagtcggagcgaatacatctcggatattatcacctTGGAGGTTGGTTGAAATAtgccgcagttgtcttagaatgcgaTAAGGATagtatcccagaagatcagggataagtcccaattccataattaatgagataaggtagttattgacacggaattaagattaaagaggtacgaacgcaatcaacttcggactctGCAATttcattcgaattccctgaagataaggttaaagttcaaccaagctaggactcaaactcctaatccaactaggcgtcaagAATTCTGGTAAGACCGCAAGttcggcctataaataagaccgtcATACCAGGTATGAAAACACGAATTCTttgagctcttgagattaaaaaacattcttcagaaaattgatttgaactgacttaggcatcggagtgggcgtagtcggcacccccgacgagttgtttgttcttttgcagGATTGAGGTTGTAGATCAGAACCCAACAGCGAATCACTatgcgacacgtcaccataccgaaaactgtaccaacagtaaCCGTTCATAATTTATTAACTGTCCACATGAAATAAATACTATTAACAAAAAGTGGTATTAACTACTATTATAGTCCAACCAATTagatgactttttttttttttcctaaataaccAATTTGATCagttggaaagaaaaaaaaaatataaacataagaGTATTTGAAATTAAAAGTCTTAAGAAGatcaaatacaaatttaatgtattatttatttcaaatattaCTTTGATCTTAATTTGGAATATTATAATTGGAAAGGATTTAGGCAAAATACAGATATCATGCACACatcaaaaataccaaaatgtaGCTTTACATTCCACgttaatttcaaatattattttaatcttaatttAGAATCTTATAATTAGATCAAAAGGATATTGGCAAAATATAGATATGGGAATGAAATTGATCAAATCCTCATAATAAACTAAGGGGATAATTACATTTAACCCcactgatttatccacggtgtggtgATTTACCCCctaatgtaccaaaattggtacatgacccccccgaacttgtcAACGTGTTGCAAAATCaacttccgtccaatcgaccgttcgtttggacggaaagttggtcacgtgcaagtcacgtgacttggggaaggtctctgtcttaaacggtcacgtgacttgcacgtgaccgattttccgtccaaacgaacggtcgattggacggaaggttgattttgccacacgttggcaagttcggggggttcatgtaccaattttggtacattggggggtaaatcgccacaccgtggataaataaggggggttaagtgtaattatccctaaactaagatttctttctttcaaactaaatttaaattttttaattaaaagctttataacaaatttttcttaattaccAATTACCATGCCGTGTGTGTGTTagacaatttatatatatggatattatataatcatatgcatttagagaaatgatatttgtacatctctttttta encodes:
- the LOC133873407 gene encoding uncharacterized protein LOC133873407, which codes for MAPRGDIKPTPLPFNHDAVEGTNPDGNPEGSGERAGPRNEDHGEPINPVPPTESKRRLQKMVQDLGAKYDALSKTIDQKHDGKESLVDNLFQHKESIFTEEVSNFDLPRRFKVPDIPVFSSSEDPVEHLDNFRSHEKLETESAPDDFIYGAIFQGLKKDKPLMADLALKPPKDLHTFMQQQPSTEKPKKKKNLEPIQDAGPGEYKKARKNFGDYKWTPLNASFTEVLMELKKDPNYQRPRPILGDPPPRLAHKYCAFHDSYGHLTEQCVSLRQLIEKFIENGKLVRFLVNERNHQERDQYPRPRREEDRNERRNYQPRQEERRGRSQEPAPQPRRDERRERSRSRARVAQLGNLPIIHTISGGFGGGGESNSARKAYARQLDDFETWRILVDTGSSADILFKSAFDYMGVPREKVVPVSCQLQGFAGEKVLPLGSIDLPVTAGTYPRQKVIMVKFLIVDRVSAYNAIIGRTALNDFKAVTSTPHLSMKFPTEEGVGVVKGD